One Planctomycetota bacterium genomic window carries:
- a CDS encoding DUF1080 domain-containing protein, with product MKWMGVLAGVLVLVSGAFAGEEDGWISLFDGKSLDGWKASEKASSFSVRDGMICVEDGRSHLYYDGDVQKHNFKNFELKLDIMTKPGANSGVYFHTEFQPNGWPSKGFECQVNQTHGDPKKTGSLYNIKNVMNVSPVKDDEWWTYHIIVKGMQVVIKVNDQVVNEYTFPDDAPRKPSSGTFCLQAHDPKSKTYYKNIRVKPLAD from the coding sequence ATGAAGTGGATGGGCGTGCTGGCGGGCGTGCTGGTGCTGGTGAGCGGGGCCTTTGCGGGCGAGGAGGACGGCTGGATCAGCCTCTTCGACGGCAAGAGCCTCGACGGCTGGAAGGCGAGCGAGAAGGCCAGCTCGTTCAGCGTCCGCGACGGGATGATCTGCGTGGAGGACGGGCGCAGCCACCTCTACTACGACGGCGATGTGCAGAAGCACAACTTCAAGAACTTCGAGCTGAAGCTCGACATCATGACCAAACCGGGCGCCAACTCGGGCGTCTACTTCCACACCGAGTTCCAGCCCAACGGCTGGCCCAGCAAGGGCTTCGAGTGCCAGGTGAACCAGACCCACGGCGACCCGAAGAAGACGGGCAGCCTGTACAACATCAAGAACGTGATGAACGTCTCGCCCGTGAAGGACGACGAGTGGTGGACCTATCACATCATCGTCAAGGGGATGCAGGTCGTCATCAAGGTCAACGACCAGGTGGTGAACGAGTACACCTTCCCCGACGACGCGCCGCGCAAGCCGTCGAGCGGCACCTTCTGCCTCCAGGCCCACGACCCGAAGAGCAAGACCTACTACAAGAACATCCG
- the bfr gene encoding bacterioferritin gives MKGNAKVLEWLNKLLADELTAISQYMVHAEMAENWGYGKLGGHFQKRAIDEMKHAEKLIGRILFLEGKPVVSQLNEMHIGAEVPKMLANDKGAEMGAVKSYNEAIALCAEVRDNATKEMLDGILNDEDRHIDEIEERLDQIEQMTLPIFLTTQVG, from the coding sequence ATGAAGGGCAACGCAAAGGTCTTGGAGTGGCTCAACAAGCTGCTGGCCGACGAGCTGACGGCGATCAGCCAGTACATGGTCCACGCCGAGATGGCGGAGAACTGGGGCTATGGGAAGCTCGGCGGGCACTTCCAGAAGCGCGCGATTGACGAGATGAAGCACGCCGAGAAGCTGATCGGCCGCATCCTGTTCCTCGAAGGCAAGCCGGTCGTCAGCCAGCTCAACGAGATGCACATCGGCGCCGAAGTGCCCAAGATGCTCGCCAACGACAAGGGCGCCGAGATGGGCGCCGTCAAGTCCTACAACGAGGCCATCGCCCTCTGCGCCGAGGTCCGCGACAACGCAACCAAGGAGATGCTCGACGGCATCCTCAACGACGAGGACCGCCACATTGACGAGATCGAGGAGCGCCTCGACCAGATCGAGCAGATGACCCTTCCCATCTTCCTGACCACCCAGGTCGGCTGA
- a CDS encoding PQQ-binding-like beta-propeller repeat protein: MRRLLPAIAALGLYTLGAEAGPDDWPRFRGPNGTGISDAKTIPATWTDQDYNWKVTLPGTGHSSPVVWANRLFVTCGDAKTATRILLCLEAATGKTLWQRDFAGKPYRQHGDNAYASASPAADADGVVVSLSTPDEVALAAFDNEGKDAWRRGLGPWVGNHGTGVSPIIAGDLVILANEQEDPKLIPSMYGPNPTTPAGKSFVVALDRKTGETRWQTERTTKISPYSTPCIAPSPDGRPELVLSSNAHGISALDLATGKPAWEFGNVFKDRCVASPVIAAPASADALPLAIASYGAGTSGALMVAVRAGRPAKGIEPTLAWQLKGPVPLVPTPVVKGDRIFLWHDNGTVACHNVETGEQVWRDKVPGAFYGSPVWVDGRLYCISKAGDVFVVAAGDKFELLARVPLGEPSFATPAVANGVLYLRTRTQLFSLGGRKP; encoded by the coding sequence GTGAGACGCCTGCTGCCGGCAATCGCCGCACTCGGGCTCTACACCCTCGGGGCGGAAGCGGGGCCGGACGACTGGCCCCGCTTCCGCGGCCCGAACGGCACGGGCATCAGCGACGCCAAGACCATCCCCGCCACGTGGACCGACCAGGACTATAACTGGAAGGTCACGCTCCCCGGCACTGGCCACTCGTCGCCTGTCGTGTGGGCCAACCGCCTCTTCGTCACCTGCGGCGACGCCAAGACGGCCACGCGGATTCTCCTCTGCCTCGAGGCCGCCACGGGCAAGACCCTCTGGCAGCGCGACTTCGCAGGAAAACCCTACCGCCAGCACGGCGACAACGCTTACGCCTCGGCCAGCCCCGCCGCCGACGCCGACGGCGTGGTCGTATCGCTCTCCACGCCCGACGAAGTGGCCCTCGCCGCCTTCGACAACGAGGGCAAGGACGCCTGGCGCCGCGGCCTCGGCCCCTGGGTGGGCAACCACGGCACCGGCGTATCGCCCATCATCGCCGGCGACCTCGTCATCCTCGCCAACGAGCAGGAGGACCCCAAGCTCATCCCCAGCATGTACGGCCCCAACCCCACCACCCCGGCCGGCAAGAGCTTCGTCGTCGCCCTCGACCGCAAGACGGGCGAAACCCGCTGGCAGACCGAGCGCACGACCAAGATCTCCCCCTACTCCACCCCCTGCATCGCCCCCTCGCCCGACGGACGCCCCGAACTTGTGCTGTCGAGCAACGCCCACGGCATCTCGGCCCTCGACCTCGCCACGGGCAAGCCCGCCTGGGAGTTCGGCAACGTGTTCAAAGACCGCTGCGTGGCCTCGCCCGTCATCGCCGCGCCCGCCAGCGCCGACGCCTTGCCCCTGGCCATCGCCAGCTACGGGGCGGGCACGTCGGGCGCCCTCATGGTCGCCGTGCGCGCGGGCCGGCCCGCGAAGGGCATCGAGCCAACCCTCGCCTGGCAGCTCAAAGGCCCCGTGCCCCTCGTCCCCACGCCCGTCGTCAAGGGCGACCGCATCTTCCTCTGGCACGACAACGGCACGGTCGCCTGTCACAACGTCGAGACGGGCGAGCAGGTCTGGCGCGACAAGGTGCCCGGCGCCTTCTACGGCTCGCCCGTGTGGGTGGACGGCCGCCTCTACTGCATCTCGAAGGCCGGCGACGTGTTCGTCGTCGCCGCGGGCGACAAGTTCGAGCTGCTCGCCCGCGTGCCGCTCGGCGAGCCCAGCTTCGCCACGCCCGCCGTCGCCAACGGCGTCCTGTACCTCCGCACCCGCACCCAGCTCTTCTCCCTCGGCGGCAGGAAGCCCTGA
- a CDS encoding transposase, which translates to MPRIARIVIPGLAHHVTQRGNNRQDVFFTDDDRAAYLALLARHAREFGLRVLGYCLMTNHVHLVAVPEAEDSLARAVGRTDFVYAQAVNRLHGRCGHLWQNRFHSCPLDEAHLAAAVRYAERNPVRARMVRLAWRYPWSSAAAHVGEAGDPSGLLDLAAWRERWSAAEWRELLRSDPAEEELLGLRFRTRRGRPLGSDAFLGRLEAALGRRLRALPVGRPRANLK; encoded by the coding sequence ATGCCACGCATTGCCCGCATTGTCATCCCCGGCCTGGCCCACCACGTGACCCAGCGCGGGAACAACCGCCAGGACGTGTTCTTCACCGATGACGATCGGGCCGCTTACCTGGCCCTCCTGGCCCGGCACGCCCGCGAGTTCGGCCTGCGGGTCCTCGGCTACTGCCTGATGACCAACCACGTCCACCTCGTCGCCGTGCCCGAGGCGGAGGATTCGCTTGCCAGGGCCGTGGGGCGGACGGACTTCGTCTACGCCCAGGCCGTCAACCGCCTGCACGGCCGCTGCGGGCACCTGTGGCAGAACCGCTTCCACTCGTGCCCGCTCGACGAGGCGCACCTGGCGGCGGCGGTGCGCTACGCGGAGCGGAACCCGGTCCGTGCGCGGATGGTGCGGCTGGCGTGGCGCTACCCGTGGTCCAGCGCCGCGGCCCACGTGGGCGAGGCGGGCGACCCCAGCGGCTTGCTCGACCTGGCGGCCTGGCGCGAGCGCTGGAGCGCCGCCGAGTGGCGCGAACTTCTCCGAAGCGACCCTGCGGAGGAGGAGTTGCTCGGCTTGCGCTTCCGCACGCGGCGGGGCCGCCCGCTGGGTTCGGACGCCTTTCTGGGCAGGCTCGAGGCCGCGCTGGGCCGGCGGTTGCGAGCCTTGCCGGTCGGGAGGCCGCGCGCCAACTTAAAATAG